A genomic window from Chaetodon auriga isolate fChaAug3 chromosome 13, fChaAug3.hap1, whole genome shotgun sequence includes:
- the dip2a gene encoding disco-interacting protein 2 homolog A isoform X5, whose amino-acid sequence MDGVPVNSRVSSKIQQLLNTLKRPKRPPLREFFVDDFEELLDVQEPDPNQPKPEGQQMSPLEGEHLGVVNKWPPSLPAALQRWGTTQPKSPCLTALDNAGKPVYTLTYGKLWTRSQKLAYTLLNKLSTRNEPLLMPGDRVALVFPNNDPVMFMVAFYGCLLAELVPVPIEVPLTRKDAGSQQIGFLLGSCGVTLALTTDACQKGLPKAQTGEVATFKGWPRLLWFVTDGKHVVKPPKDWHPPIREASNDIAYIEYKTSKEGSTMGITVSHSAMLAHCHALTQACGYTEAETITNVLDFKREAGLWHGVLTSVMNRMHVISIPYSLMKVNPLSWIQKVHTYKARVAVVKSRDMHWSLLAQRDQRDISLSSLRMLIVADGANPWSISSCDAFLNVFQARGLRPEVICPCASSSEAMTVAIRRPPEMGVPPPGKAVLSMGGLSHSVIRVDTEEKLSVLTVQDVGQVMPGAVVCVVRVEGTPYLCQTDEVGEICVSSGSTGVAYYGLPGMTKNVFETIPVMSSGVPISDRPFTRTSLLGFVGPDSLVFVVGKMDGLMVVSGRRHNADDVVATALAVEPMKFVYRGRIAVFSVSVLHDERIVVVAEQRPDASEEDSFQWMSRVLQAIDSIHQVGVYCLALVPANTLPKAPLGGIHISETKQRFLEGALHPCNVLMCPHTCVTNLPKPRQKQPEVGPASMIVGNLVAGKRIAQACGRDVAQLEDNDQFLYIQDVLQWRAQATPDHPLFLVLNAKGTVASTASCLQLHKRAERVAAALMGRLNTGDHVALVFPPGIDLIATFYGCLYAGCVPVTVRPPHPQNLATTLPTVKMIVEVSKSVCILTTQAIMKLLKSKEAAAAVDVKSWPMVLDTDDLPRKKSPQMYKPPTPEMLAYLDFSVSTTGILAGVKMSHAATSALCRSIKLQCELYPSRQIAICLDPYCGLGFALWCLCSVYSGHQSILVPPLELESNASLWLTAVSQYKVRVTFCSYSVMEMCTKGLGAQTEALRLRNVNLSCVRTCMVVAEERPRIALTQSFSKIFKDLGLSPRAVSTTFGCRVNVAICLQPNRLGKLAEQGTAGPDPTTVYVDMRALRHDRVRLVERGSPHSLPLMESGKILPGVKVIIANTETKGPLGDSHLGEIWVSSPHNATGYYTVYGEEALHADHFNTKLSFGDTQTVWARTGYLGFLRRTELTDASGERHDALYVVGSLDETLELRGMRYHPIDIETSVIRSHKSIAECAVFTWTNLLVVVVELEGSEQEALDLVALVTNVVLEEHYLIVGVVVVVDPGVIPINSRGEKQRMHLRDGFLADQLDPIYVAYNM is encoded by the exons ATGGATG GTGTTCCAGTCAACAGTCGAGTCTCCTCCAAAATCCAGCAGCTGCTCAACACTCTGAAGAGACCAAAGCGGCCGCCATTGCGAGAGTTCTTTGTTGACGATTTTGAGGAGCTTTTGGATG TCCAGGAGCCAGATCCCAACCAGCCAAAGCCAGAAGGCCAGCAGATGAGTCCCCTGGAAGGAGAGCATCTTGGGGTGGTGAACAAGTGGCCTCCCTCCTTGCCAGCAGCCTTACAACGGTGGGGCACCACTCAGCCCAAGAGCCCCTGTTTGACGGCACTTGACAATGCTGGCAAGCCCGTCTACACACTCACCTATG GTAAACTATGGACTCGCAGTCAGAAACTGGCCTATACTCTTCTTAACAAGCTGAGCACCAGAAATGAGCCTTTGCTCATGCCTGGAGACAGA GTCGCACTTGTTTTCCCCAACAATGACCCAGTGATGTTCATGGTGGCCTTCTACGGCTGCCTCTTGGCAGAGTTGGTACCTGTGCCTATCGAAGTGCCGCTGACCAGAAAG GATGCAGGAAGTCAACAGATTGGCTTTCTGTTGGGTAGCTGCGGCGTCACGTTGGCACTGACCACTGACGCCTGTCAGAAAGGCTTGCCTAAAGCACAAACAGGGGAGGTAGCCACTTTTAAAG gctgGCCTCGGTTGCTGTGGTTTGTGACAGATGGAAAACATGTTGTGAAACCTCCGAAAGACTGGCATCCTCCAATACGGGAAGCCAGTAATGACATAGCCTACATAGAG TATAAAACCAGCAAAGAAGGAAGCACTATGGGGATCACAGTGTCCCACTCAgccatgctggctcactgtcatgccCTCACACAGGCCTGCGGCTACACTGAAG CTGAGACCATAACCAACGTCCTGGACTTCAAGAGAGAAGCAGGATTATGGCATGGTGTTCTTACT AGTGTTATGAATCGGATGCACGTGATCAGCATACCGTACTCCCTGATGAAAGTCAACCCTCTCTCTTGGATACAGAAGGTTCACACATACAAAG CGCGGGTTGCAGTGGTGAAGTCGAGGGACATGCACTGGTCTCTGCTGGCCCAGAGAGACCAGAGAGACATCAGCCTGAGTTCCCTGCGCATGCTCATCGTCGCTGATGGAGCTAATCCAT GGTCGATATCCTCCTGCGACGCCTTCCTCAACGTGTTTCAGGCACGTGGGCTGCGACCTGAGGTGATCTGTCCATGTGCCAGTTCTTCAGAAGCTATGACTGTCGCCATCCGCAG ACCTCCAGAAATGGGTGTTCCTCCTCCAGGGAAGGCAGTGCTGTCTATGGGTGGGCTGAGCCACAGTGTGATCCGTgtggacacagaggagaaactgtCTGTCCTTACAGTGCAGGATGTGGGACAGGTTATGCCTGGAG ctgtggtttgtgtggtgCGAGTGGAGGGGACACCCTATCTCTGTCAGACAGATGAGGTTGGAGAGATCTGTGTGAGCTCAGGTAGCACGGGCGTAGCTTACTACGGCCTCCCAGGCATGACCAAGAACGTCTTTGAG ACCATCCCAGTCATGTCATCTGGGGTTCCCATCAGTGACAGACCCTTTACCAGGACCTCACTGCTGGGCTTTGTGGGACCG GACAGCCTTGTGTTCGTTGTGGGGAAGATGGACGGATTGATGGTGGTCAGCGGGCGGAGACACAATGCTGATGACGTGGTTGCCACAGCACTGGCAGTGGAGCCCATGAAGTTTGTGTACAGGGGAAG GatagcagtgttttctgtgtccgTGCTGCATGATGAGAGGATCGTCGTGGTGGCAGAGCAAAGGCCAGACGCCTCAGAGGAAGACAGCTTCCAGTGGATGAGCCGCGTCCTTCAG GCCATAGACAGCATCCACCAAGTGGGGGTGTACTGCCTGGCTCTGGTGCCTGCCAACACTCTTCCTAAGGCTCCCCTGGGCGGAATCCATATATCTGAGACCAAACAGCGCTTCCTGGAGGGCGCTTTGCATCCCTGCAATGTCCTCATGTGCCCTCACACATGTGTCACCAACCTGCCCAAAccaagacaaaaacagccaG AGGTCGGCCCTGCTTCTATGATAGTGGGCAACCTGGTGGCAGGCAAGAGGATAGCACAAGCCTGTGGGAGAGACGTGGCCCAGCTAGAGGACAATGATCAG TTCCTGTACATACAAGATGTACTGCAGTGGAGAGCTCAGGCCACTCCAGACCATCCGCTCTTCCTTGTTCTCAATGCCAAG GGCACGGTGGCTAGcacagcttcctgtctgcagctgcacaagCGGGCAGAGCGGGTGGCTGCAGCACTGATGGGACGCCTCAACACTGGAGACCATGTAGCACTTGTCTTCCCACCAG GAATTGACCTGATTGCCACCTTCTACGGCTGCCTGTACGCTGGCTGTGTGCCAGTTACTGTCAGACCCCCACACCCCCAGAACCTGGCAACCACCCTGCCCACTGTCAAGATGATTGTTGAG GTCAGTAAGTCGGTGTGTATCCTGACTACTCAAGCAATAATGAAGCTGCTTAAATCcaaagaggctgctgctgctgtggatgtcAAGAGCTGGCCCATGGTGCTGGACACAG ATGATCTCCCCAGGAAGAAGAGTCCCCAGATGTACAAGCCCCCGACCCCAGAGATGTTGGCTTACCTGGACTTCAGTGTGTCCACGACAGGCATCTTAGCAGGGGTCAAA ATGTCGCATGCTGCCACCAGTGCCTTGTGTCGCTCCATCAAACTGCAGTGTGAGCTCTACCCCTCCCGGCAGATCGCCATCTGTCTGGACCCCTACTGTGGCCTGGGCTTCGCTCTCTGGTGTCTGTGCAG TGTGTACTCGGGCCACCAGTCGATCTTGGTTCCccctctggagctggagagCAATGCGTCCCTGTGGCTCACGGCAGTCAGCCAGTACAAAGTGCGCGTCACCTTCTGCTCATATTCCGTCATGGAGATGTGCACCAAGGGCCTGGGTGCACAGACAGAAGCACTGAGG TTGCGAAACGTGAACCTGTCTTGCGTGCGTACGTGCATGGTGGTAGCAGAGGAGCGGCCCCGCATAGCACTCACTCAGTCCTTCTCAAAGATCTTCAAGGACTTGGGCCTTTCACCACGAGCCGTCAGCACCACCTTCGGCTGCAGGGTGAATGTGGCGATCTGTTTGCAG CCCAACAGGTTAGGGAAACTGGCTGAGCAG GGCACAGCCGGACCAGACCCCACGACAGTTTATGTGGACATGAGAGCTCTACGACATGATAG GGTACGCCTGGTGGAGAGAGGGTCACCACATAGCTTGCCACTGATGGAGTCTGGGAAG ATCCTCCCGGGGGTGAAGGTGATCATTGCCAACACTGAGACTAAAGGACCCTTGGGAGACTCCCATCTAGGAGAG ATCTGGGTGAGCAGTCCTCACAACGCCACAGGCTACTACACAGTTTATGGTGAGGAGGCGCTGCATGCTGACCACTTCAACACCAAGCTGAGCTTCGGCGACACCCAGACCGTCTGGGCGAGGACGGGCTACCTGGGCTTCCTGCGGCGCACAGAGCTGACTGATGCCAGCGGAG agCGGCACGACGCCCTCTATGTGGTCGGCTCTCTTGATGAGACTCTGGAGCTGAGAGGAATGAGATATCACCCAATTGACATCGAGACTTCTGTTATCCGTTCTCACAAGAGCATAGCTGAATG TGCTGTGTTCACATGGACCAACCTCCTCGTGGTGGTTGTGGAGCTGGAGGGATCAGAGCAGGAGGCCCTGGACCTGGTGGCCCTGGTCACCAACGTTGTCCTGGAGGAGCACTACCTCATCGtaggggtggtggtggtggtggaccCCGGCGTCATCCCCATTAACTCCAGAGGGGAGAAGCAACGCATGCACCTCAGAGATGGATTCCTGGCCGACCAGCTGGACCCCATATATGTGGCCTACAACATGTGA
- the dip2a gene encoding disco-interacting protein 2 homolog A isoform X4, with protein sequence MPMPSKRRSVLVQSSVEACTPPDTSSASEDEGSLRRQGRLATSTPYQGHGHPAVEHWFNRVIQGSSTSSSASSTSSHPGGRSVTTTNTTAHAALNANAAATALADLMAHTQLDNHSAPPDVTGLSERSTLHAERPQVASVRGVSRGYNHHTSVMETADGVPVNSRVSSKIQQLLNTLKRPKRPPLREFFVDDFEELLDVQEPDPNQPKPEGQQMSPLEGEHLGVVNKWPPSLPAALQRWGTTQPKSPCLTALDNAGKPVYTLTYGKLWTRSQKLAYTLLNKLSTRNEPLLMPGDRVALVFPNNDPVMFMVAFYGCLLAELVPVPIEVPLTRKDAGSQQIGFLLGSCGVTLALTTDACQKGLPKAQTGEVATFKGWPRLLWFVTDGKHVVKPPKDWHPPIREASNDIAYIEYKTSKEGSTMGITVSHSAMLAHCHALTQACGYTEAETITNVLDFKREAGLWHGVLTSVMNRMHVISIPYSLMKVNPLSWIQKVHTYKARVAVVKSRDMHWSLLAQRDQRDISLSSLRMLIVADGANPWSISSCDAFLNVFQARGLRPEVICPCASSSEAMTVAIRRPPEMGVPPPGKAVLSMGGLSHSVIRVDTEEKLSVLTVQDVGQVMPGAVVCVVRVEGTPYLCQTDEVGEICVSSGSTGVAYYGLPGMTKNVFETIPVMSSGVPISDRPFTRTSLLGFVGPDSLVFVVGKMDGLMVVSGRRHNADDVVATALAVEPMKFVYRGRIAVFSVSVLHDERIVVVAEQRPDASEEDSFQWMSRVLQAIDSIHQVGVYCLALVPANTLPKAPLGGIHISETKQRFLEGALHPCNVLMCPHTCVTNLPKPRQKQPEVGPASMIVGNLVAGKRIAQACGRDVAQLEDNDQFLYIQDVLQWRAQATPDHPLFLVLNAKGTVASTASCLQLHKRAERVAAALMGRLNTGDHVALVFPPGIDLIATFYGCLYAGCVPVTVRPPHPQNLATTLPTVKMIVEVSKSVCILTTQAIMKLLKSKEAAAAVDVKSWPMVLDTDDLPRKKSPQMYKPPTPEMLAYLDFSVSTTGILAGVKMSHAATSALCRSIKLQCELYPSRQIAICLDPYCGLGFALWCLCSVYSGHQSILVPPLELESNASLWLTAVSQYKVRVTFCSYSVMEMCTKGLGAQTEALRLRNVNLSCVRTCMVVAEERPRIALTQSFSKIFKDLGLSPRAVSTTFGCRVNVAICLQPNRLGKLAEQGTAGPDPTTVYVDMRALRHDRVRLVERGSPHSLPLMESGKILPGVKVIIANTETKGPLGDSHLGEIWVSSPHNATGYYTVYGEEALHADHFNTKLSFGDTQTVWARTGYLGFLRRTELTDASGERHDALYVVGSLDETLELRGMRYHPIDIETSVIRSHKSIAECAVFTWTNLLVVVVELEGSEQEALDLVALVTNVVLEEHYLIVGVVVVVDPGVIPINSRGEKQRMHLRDGFLADQLDPIYVAYNM encoded by the exons ATAACCATTCAGCGCCCCCCGATGTGACGGGGTTGTCGGAGCGCTCCACGCTACACGCGGAGCGGCCCCAGGTGGCCTCGGTGCGAGGCGTTTCCCGGGGCTACAACCACCACACCAGCGTCATGGAGACTGCAGATG GTGTTCCAGTCAACAGTCGAGTCTCCTCCAAAATCCAGCAGCTGCTCAACACTCTGAAGAGACCAAAGCGGCCGCCATTGCGAGAGTTCTTTGTTGACGATTTTGAGGAGCTTTTGGATG TCCAGGAGCCAGATCCCAACCAGCCAAAGCCAGAAGGCCAGCAGATGAGTCCCCTGGAAGGAGAGCATCTTGGGGTGGTGAACAAGTGGCCTCCCTCCTTGCCAGCAGCCTTACAACGGTGGGGCACCACTCAGCCCAAGAGCCCCTGTTTGACGGCACTTGACAATGCTGGCAAGCCCGTCTACACACTCACCTATG GTAAACTATGGACTCGCAGTCAGAAACTGGCCTATACTCTTCTTAACAAGCTGAGCACCAGAAATGAGCCTTTGCTCATGCCTGGAGACAGA GTCGCACTTGTTTTCCCCAACAATGACCCAGTGATGTTCATGGTGGCCTTCTACGGCTGCCTCTTGGCAGAGTTGGTACCTGTGCCTATCGAAGTGCCGCTGACCAGAAAG GATGCAGGAAGTCAACAGATTGGCTTTCTGTTGGGTAGCTGCGGCGTCACGTTGGCACTGACCACTGACGCCTGTCAGAAAGGCTTGCCTAAAGCACAAACAGGGGAGGTAGCCACTTTTAAAG gctgGCCTCGGTTGCTGTGGTTTGTGACAGATGGAAAACATGTTGTGAAACCTCCGAAAGACTGGCATCCTCCAATACGGGAAGCCAGTAATGACATAGCCTACATAGAG TATAAAACCAGCAAAGAAGGAAGCACTATGGGGATCACAGTGTCCCACTCAgccatgctggctcactgtcatgccCTCACACAGGCCTGCGGCTACACTGAAG CTGAGACCATAACCAACGTCCTGGACTTCAAGAGAGAAGCAGGATTATGGCATGGTGTTCTTACT AGTGTTATGAATCGGATGCACGTGATCAGCATACCGTACTCCCTGATGAAAGTCAACCCTCTCTCTTGGATACAGAAGGTTCACACATACAAAG CGCGGGTTGCAGTGGTGAAGTCGAGGGACATGCACTGGTCTCTGCTGGCCCAGAGAGACCAGAGAGACATCAGCCTGAGTTCCCTGCGCATGCTCATCGTCGCTGATGGAGCTAATCCAT GGTCGATATCCTCCTGCGACGCCTTCCTCAACGTGTTTCAGGCACGTGGGCTGCGACCTGAGGTGATCTGTCCATGTGCCAGTTCTTCAGAAGCTATGACTGTCGCCATCCGCAG ACCTCCAGAAATGGGTGTTCCTCCTCCAGGGAAGGCAGTGCTGTCTATGGGTGGGCTGAGCCACAGTGTGATCCGTgtggacacagaggagaaactgtCTGTCCTTACAGTGCAGGATGTGGGACAGGTTATGCCTGGAG ctgtggtttgtgtggtgCGAGTGGAGGGGACACCCTATCTCTGTCAGACAGATGAGGTTGGAGAGATCTGTGTGAGCTCAGGTAGCACGGGCGTAGCTTACTACGGCCTCCCAGGCATGACCAAGAACGTCTTTGAG ACCATCCCAGTCATGTCATCTGGGGTTCCCATCAGTGACAGACCCTTTACCAGGACCTCACTGCTGGGCTTTGTGGGACCG GACAGCCTTGTGTTCGTTGTGGGGAAGATGGACGGATTGATGGTGGTCAGCGGGCGGAGACACAATGCTGATGACGTGGTTGCCACAGCACTGGCAGTGGAGCCCATGAAGTTTGTGTACAGGGGAAG GatagcagtgttttctgtgtccgTGCTGCATGATGAGAGGATCGTCGTGGTGGCAGAGCAAAGGCCAGACGCCTCAGAGGAAGACAGCTTCCAGTGGATGAGCCGCGTCCTTCAG GCCATAGACAGCATCCACCAAGTGGGGGTGTACTGCCTGGCTCTGGTGCCTGCCAACACTCTTCCTAAGGCTCCCCTGGGCGGAATCCATATATCTGAGACCAAACAGCGCTTCCTGGAGGGCGCTTTGCATCCCTGCAATGTCCTCATGTGCCCTCACACATGTGTCACCAACCTGCCCAAAccaagacaaaaacagccaG AGGTCGGCCCTGCTTCTATGATAGTGGGCAACCTGGTGGCAGGCAAGAGGATAGCACAAGCCTGTGGGAGAGACGTGGCCCAGCTAGAGGACAATGATCAG TTCCTGTACATACAAGATGTACTGCAGTGGAGAGCTCAGGCCACTCCAGACCATCCGCTCTTCCTTGTTCTCAATGCCAAG GGCACGGTGGCTAGcacagcttcctgtctgcagctgcacaagCGGGCAGAGCGGGTGGCTGCAGCACTGATGGGACGCCTCAACACTGGAGACCATGTAGCACTTGTCTTCCCACCAG GAATTGACCTGATTGCCACCTTCTACGGCTGCCTGTACGCTGGCTGTGTGCCAGTTACTGTCAGACCCCCACACCCCCAGAACCTGGCAACCACCCTGCCCACTGTCAAGATGATTGTTGAG GTCAGTAAGTCGGTGTGTATCCTGACTACTCAAGCAATAATGAAGCTGCTTAAATCcaaagaggctgctgctgctgtggatgtcAAGAGCTGGCCCATGGTGCTGGACACAG ATGATCTCCCCAGGAAGAAGAGTCCCCAGATGTACAAGCCCCCGACCCCAGAGATGTTGGCTTACCTGGACTTCAGTGTGTCCACGACAGGCATCTTAGCAGGGGTCAAA ATGTCGCATGCTGCCACCAGTGCCTTGTGTCGCTCCATCAAACTGCAGTGTGAGCTCTACCCCTCCCGGCAGATCGCCATCTGTCTGGACCCCTACTGTGGCCTGGGCTTCGCTCTCTGGTGTCTGTGCAG TGTGTACTCGGGCCACCAGTCGATCTTGGTTCCccctctggagctggagagCAATGCGTCCCTGTGGCTCACGGCAGTCAGCCAGTACAAAGTGCGCGTCACCTTCTGCTCATATTCCGTCATGGAGATGTGCACCAAGGGCCTGGGTGCACAGACAGAAGCACTGAGG TTGCGAAACGTGAACCTGTCTTGCGTGCGTACGTGCATGGTGGTAGCAGAGGAGCGGCCCCGCATAGCACTCACTCAGTCCTTCTCAAAGATCTTCAAGGACTTGGGCCTTTCACCACGAGCCGTCAGCACCACCTTCGGCTGCAGGGTGAATGTGGCGATCTGTTTGCAG CCCAACAGGTTAGGGAAACTGGCTGAGCAG GGCACAGCCGGACCAGACCCCACGACAGTTTATGTGGACATGAGAGCTCTACGACATGATAG GGTACGCCTGGTGGAGAGAGGGTCACCACATAGCTTGCCACTGATGGAGTCTGGGAAG ATCCTCCCGGGGGTGAAGGTGATCATTGCCAACACTGAGACTAAAGGACCCTTGGGAGACTCCCATCTAGGAGAG ATCTGGGTGAGCAGTCCTCACAACGCCACAGGCTACTACACAGTTTATGGTGAGGAGGCGCTGCATGCTGACCACTTCAACACCAAGCTGAGCTTCGGCGACACCCAGACCGTCTGGGCGAGGACGGGCTACCTGGGCTTCCTGCGGCGCACAGAGCTGACTGATGCCAGCGGAG agCGGCACGACGCCCTCTATGTGGTCGGCTCTCTTGATGAGACTCTGGAGCTGAGAGGAATGAGATATCACCCAATTGACATCGAGACTTCTGTTATCCGTTCTCACAAGAGCATAGCTGAATG TGCTGTGTTCACATGGACCAACCTCCTCGTGGTGGTTGTGGAGCTGGAGGGATCAGAGCAGGAGGCCCTGGACCTGGTGGCCCTGGTCACCAACGTTGTCCTGGAGGAGCACTACCTCATCGtaggggtggtggtggtggtggaccCCGGCGTCATCCCCATTAACTCCAGAGGGGAGAAGCAACGCATGCACCTCAGAGATGGATTCCTGGCCGACCAGCTGGACCCCATATATGTGGCCTACAACATGTGA